In Arachis hypogaea cultivar Tifrunner chromosome 2, arahy.Tifrunner.gnm2.J5K5, whole genome shotgun sequence, a genomic segment contains:
- the LOC112750797 gene encoding pentatricopeptide repeat-containing protein At4g30700, translated as MYKLVGQNTALEFNIATFSYAWFVPLSYIHLTHAIAKPMIPSKLIHNASRHLQYASFNQSPPSIFFRFSSLLHQFSNTLFHVKSIHAQIIINGVYNESFLVVKLIKAYSGLGFFGIARKVFDQCSHPETFLCNAMMAGYLRNQQCKEVPILFKMMGSCHIDINSYTCMFALKACTSLLDFQMGMEVVRDAVAEGLHLHPNVGSSVINFWVKFGKLGDARAVFDEMPERDVVCWNSMIGGYVQWQCFTEAIRMFLEMINCGIRPSRVTMASLLKVCGESGLRKFGRCLHSCVLVCGMGNDVFVLTSLVDMYSKIGETNSASLVFNSMCSRTLVSWNAMISGYVQNGMVHESFALFSRLVQIGAGFDSGTLVSLIQGCCLTSNLRSGKSIHSYIIRKGFEPNLVLSTAIVDMYCKCGATKQAITVFRRMDTRNVITWTALLVGLSQNGYAEDALKLFCQMQEENVAANSVTLVSLVHCCTHLGSLKKGRSIHAHFIRHGYTPDAIIISALIDMYAKCGKIHSAKKLFNNGFPFKDSILCNSMIMGYGMHGYGHQALGVFGRMIEEGVKPNQTTFISLLTACSHSGLVEEGKTLFHSMERDHGIKPSDKHYACLVDLLSRAGHLEEADTLVKQMPFEPSTDVLEALLSGCRTHKNINMGIQMADRLLSLNDLNSGIYVMLSNIYAEARRWDAVNHIRGLMRTRGLKKTPAYSLIEVGNELHTFFAGDDSHPKWEDIHQLLENLRIEVEACGYVPDTSCVLRDVNEEMKVKLLWGHSERLAIAFGLLSTPYGSLIRITKNLRVCVDCHNVTKYISRIVKREIIVRDANRFHHFVNGQCSCNDYW; from the coding sequence ATGTATAAATTGGTTGGCCAAAACACAGCTCTAGAATTCAATATCGCTACCTTCTCATATGCATGGTTTGTGCCTTTATCATATATTCACCTCACACATGCAATTGCCAAGCCCATGATACCCTCCAAGCTTATTCACAATGCTTCTCGTCATCTTCAATATGCCTCATTCAACCAATCACCTCCTTCCATTTTCTTCAGATTCTCCTCATTGTTGCATCAATTCTCTAACACCCTTTTCCATGTTAAGTCCATCCACGCTCAGATCATTATCAATGGTGTGTACAATGAAAGCTTTCTAGTTGTAAAACTTATCAAGGCATACTCTGGTTTGGGTTTCTTTGGCATTGCCCGCAAGGTGTTCGATCAATGTTCTCACCCAGAAACCTTTCTTTGTAATGCCATGATGGCTGGGTATTTAAGAAACCAACAGTGTAAGGAGGTTCCTATTTTGTTTAAAATGATGGGGTCTTGTCATATAGATATCAACAGTTATACTTGTATGTTTGCTCTCAAGGCCTGCACCAGTTTGTTGGATTTTCAGATGGGGATGGAAGTTGTTAGGGATGCTGTTGCAGAGGGATTACATTTGCATCCAAATGTGGGGAGTTCGGTTATAAATTTCTGGGTGAAGTTTGGGAAACTTGGTGATGCTAGAGCAGTCTTTGATGAGATGCCCGAAAGAGATGTTGTTTGTTGGAACTCAATGATCGGGGGTTATGTGCAGTGGCAGTGCTTTACCGAGGCGATTCGGATGTTCCTTGAGATGATTAATTGCGGAATAAGGCCGAGTCGTGTGACAATGGCAAGCTTACTCAAGGTGTGTGGAGAAAGTGGACTAAGAAAATTTGGAAGATGTCTTCACAGTTGTGTCCTTGTGTGTGGCATGGGCAACGATGTGTTTGTGCTGACTTCTTTAGTTGACATGTATAGTAAGATAGGTGAAACTAATAGTGCTTCGTTGGTTTTCAATAGTATGTGCAGTAGAACTTTGGTTTCATGGAATGCTATGATTTCAGGATATGTTCAAAATGGTATGGTACATGAATCTTTTGCTCTTTTTAGCAGACTAGTTCAAATTGGTGCTGGGTTTGATTCAGGAACCTTAGTGAGCCTTATTCAGGGATGTTGTCTTACATCTAACCTGAGAAGTGGAAAATCCATCCATTCATATATCATTAGAAAAGGATTTGAACCGAATCTAGTTTTGTCCACTGCAATTGTTGACATGTATTGTAAATGTGGTGCCACAAAGCAGGCAATTACTGTTTTCAGAAGAATGGATACAAGGAATGTAATTACTTGGACTGCTTTGCTGGTAGGTTTATCCCAAAATGGCTATGCAGAGGATGCGCTGAAATTGTTTTGTCAGATGCAAGAAGAAAATGTGGCTGCCAATTCTGTGACTCTTGTTAGTCTAGTACATTGTTGCACTCACCTAGGATCTCTCAAGAAAGGTAGGAGCATCCATGCTCATTTTATCCGACATGGTTACACCCCTGATGCAATTATTATATCAGCTTTGATAGATATGTATGCCAAGTGTGGAAAAATCCACTCAGCTAAGAAATTATTCAACAACGGATTCCCTTTTAAAGATAGTATATTGTGCAACTCAATGATTATGGGTTATGGAATGCATGGCTATGGACATCAAGCTCTTGGTGTCTTTGGCAGAATGATAGAGGAGGGAGTCAAACCAAATCAAACTACATTTATTTCACTCCTAACGGCTTGCAGTCACTCAGGCCTTGTTGAAGAAGGTAAAACTTTGTTCCACAGTATGGAAAGAGATCATGGCATCAAGCCTAGTGACAAACACTATGCTTGCCTCGTTGATCTTCTTAGTCGAGCAGGCCATCTCGAGGAAGCAGACACATTGGTGAAACAAATGCCTTTCGAACCAAGCACTGATGTGCTTGAAGCTTTGCTCAGTGGTTGCAGAACTCATAAGAATATCAATATGGGGATACAAATGGCAGATAGATTACTTTCTTTAAATGATTTAAACTCTGGAATTTATGTCATGTTATCAAACATATATGCCGAAGCAAGACGATGGGACGCAGTGAATCACATAAGAGGCCTCATGAGGACAAGGGgactgaagaaaacacctgcttATAGTTTGATTGAAGTAGGAAATGAACTTCACACATTTTTTGCTGGTGATGATTCACATCCTAAGTGGGAAGATATTCATCAATTGTTGGAAAACTTGAGGATTGAGGTGGAGGCTTGTGGCTATGTTCCTGATACTAGTTGTGTGCTTCGTGATGTGAATGAGGAAATGAAGGTTAAGTTGCTTTGGGGGCATAGTGAGAGATTAGCTATTGCATTTGGTCTTTTGAGCACACCATATGGAAGCTTGATTAGGATCACAAAAAACCTTCGTGTCTGTGTTGATTGTCATAATGTTACCAAATACATATCAAGAATAGTTAAGAGGGAAATTATTGTAAGGGATGCTAATCGTTTCCATCACTTTGTTAATGGTCAATGCTCCTGTAATGATTACTGGTGA
- the LOC112719969 gene encoding uncharacterized protein has product MRTLTPSLSLSPLSHPLYRNPGTLNLPAGSSAPLHSLHDFGNLSETIKNEFMMNWDGLRTKDKKHVLVLAATNRPFDLDEAVIRRLPKSVKDLVKMLHADAKEGLSAAEVLSQRWPALGD; this is encoded by the exons ATGAGAACCCTCACACCATCCCTCTCTCTGAGCCCTCTGTCGCACCCTCTCTATCGCAACCCTGGCACCCTCAAC CTGCCCGCTGGTAGTTCTGCCCCTTTGCACAGCTTACATGATTTTGGAAATTTAAGCGAGACTATTAag AATGAATTCATGATGAATTGGGATGGTCTGCGAACAAAAGACAAAAAGCATGTACTTGTTCTCGCTGCTACAAATAGGCCCTTtgatcttgatgaggctgttatCAGGAGGCTTCCAAAAAG TGTCAAAGATCTGGTCAAGATGTTACATGCTGATGCCAAGGAAGGGCTTTCAGCAGCTGAAGTCCTTA GTCAGAGGTGGCCAGCTTTGGGGGATTGA